One genomic window of Burkholderia diffusa includes the following:
- a CDS encoding DUF4148 domain-containing protein, with product MKSLVQAVVVAAALVAPVVSFAQSGSALTRAQVRAELVQLQQAGYNTARGEDPHYPEAIQAATARVAEQQRSALAQAQGADASGYGAQVQGASVSGSRAIGVRPASAEEMKSLYRGS from the coding sequence ATGAAGTCGCTCGTTCAAGCCGTTGTCGTTGCTGCTGCCCTCGTTGCCCCGGTCGTGTCGTTCGCGCAGTCCGGCTCGGCACTGACCCGCGCACAGGTTCGCGCCGAACTGGTTCAGCTCCAGCAGGCCGGTTACAACACCGCCCGCGGCGAAGATCCGCACTATCCGGAAGCGATCCAGGCCGCCACGGCGCGTGTCGCAGAGCAACAGCGCAGCGCGCTCGCCCAGGCGCAAGGCGCCGACGCCAGCGGTTATGGCGCGCAGGTGCAGGGCGCATCGGTATCGGGTTCGCGTGCGATCGGCGTGCGCCCGGCCAGTGCGGAAGAAATGAAGTCGCTGTATCGCGGCAGCTAA
- the gph gene encoding phosphoglycolate phosphatase (PGP is an essential enzyme in the glycolate salvage pathway in higher organisms (photorespiration in plants). Phosphoglycolate results from the oxidase activity of RubisCO in the Calvin cycle when concentrations of carbon dioxide are low relative to oxygen. This enzyme is a member of the Haloacid Dehalogenase (HAD) superfamily of aspartate-nucleophile hydrolase enzymes (PF00702).), whose protein sequence is MTIPLSTERPAFDAPRLLHCDAVLFDLDGTLADTAPDLAAAVHKMQRVRGLPETSLDVLRPLASAGARGLLGGAFGIGPQSPGYEAMRDEFLTNYAADICVHTVLFPGIGDVLDELDARGVRWGIVTNKAMRFTAPLADLLGLAPRAACIVGGDTTPHSKPHPAPLLHAAEQMTLAPARIVYVGDDLRDIQAGSAAGMATVAAAYGYCGDGVAPADWQAQHLVGTTQELRELLRDVGL, encoded by the coding sequence ATGACGATTCCCCTTTCGACCGAGCGGCCTGCATTCGACGCGCCGCGTCTGTTGCACTGCGACGCCGTGCTGTTCGACCTCGACGGCACGCTGGCCGACACGGCGCCCGATCTCGCCGCAGCGGTCCACAAGATGCAGCGTGTGCGCGGCCTGCCCGAAACGTCGCTCGACGTGCTACGACCACTGGCATCGGCCGGTGCGCGCGGCCTGCTCGGCGGCGCATTCGGCATCGGCCCGCAATCGCCCGGCTATGAAGCGATGCGCGACGAATTCCTGACGAATTACGCGGCCGACATCTGCGTGCACACGGTGCTGTTCCCCGGCATCGGCGACGTGCTCGATGAACTCGACGCACGCGGCGTGCGCTGGGGCATCGTCACGAACAAGGCGATGCGCTTCACCGCGCCGCTCGCCGACCTGCTAGGCCTCGCGCCGCGCGCGGCCTGCATCGTCGGGGGCGACACAACGCCGCACTCGAAACCGCATCCGGCCCCGCTGCTGCATGCGGCGGAACAAATGACGCTTGCGCCGGCGCGCATCGTCTACGTCGGCGATGATCTTCGCGACATCCAGGCCGGCAGCGCTGCGGGGATGGCGACGGTCGCGGCCGCGTACGGCTACTGCGGCGACGGCGTCGCGCCGGCCGACTGGCAGGCGCAGCATCTCGTCGGCACGACGCAGGAACTGCGCGAACTGCTGCGCGATGTTGGGCTATAA
- the ubiG gene encoding bifunctional 2-polyprenyl-6-hydroxyphenol methylase/3-demethylubiquinol 3-O-methyltransferase UbiG, protein MTNADPHELQKFSDLAHRWWDPNAEFKPLHDLNPVRLGWIDSHAHLAGKRALDIGCGGGILSESMAGLGAQVKGIDLSTEALGVADLHSLESGITVDYEAIAAEAIAEREPGTYDVVTCMEMLEHVPSPAGVVAACATLVKPGGWVFFSTLNRNLKSYLFAVIGAEYIAQMLPKGTHDYARFIRPSELASFVRATDLHIVEIKGITYHPIGKRFALSNDTDINYLVACRRGA, encoded by the coding sequence ATGACCAACGCCGATCCGCACGAACTCCAGAAATTCAGCGACCTCGCCCATCGGTGGTGGGATCCGAATGCCGAATTCAAGCCCTTGCACGACCTGAATCCGGTCCGGCTCGGCTGGATTGATTCGCATGCGCACCTCGCCGGCAAGCGCGCACTCGATATCGGCTGCGGCGGCGGCATCCTGTCCGAATCGATGGCCGGGCTCGGCGCCCAGGTGAAAGGCATCGACCTGTCGACCGAAGCGCTCGGCGTAGCCGACCTGCACAGCCTCGAGAGCGGCATCACCGTCGACTACGAGGCGATCGCCGCCGAAGCGATCGCCGAACGCGAGCCGGGCACTTACGACGTCGTCACCTGCATGGAGATGCTCGAACACGTGCCGTCGCCGGCCGGCGTCGTCGCGGCGTGCGCGACGCTCGTGAAGCCGGGCGGCTGGGTGTTCTTCTCCACGCTGAACCGCAACCTGAAGTCCTACCTGTTCGCGGTGATCGGCGCCGAGTACATCGCGCAGATGCTGCCGAAGGGCACCCACGACTACGCGCGCTTCATCCGCCCGTCGGAACTGGCGAGCTTCGTGCGCGCGACCGATCTGCACATCGTGGAGATCAAGGGCATTACCTATCACCCGATCGGCAAGCGCTTCGCGCTGTCGAACGATACCGACATCAATTATCTCGTCGCGTGCCGCCGCGGCGCGTGA
- the ompA gene encoding outer membrane protein OmpA: MNKLSKLAFIAATAVMAASASAQSVPASRQAVNDNWVNGTGEWVWMNGTNELCWRDAFWTPATANAKCDGALVAQAPQPPVAPVAPAITSQKITYQADALFDFDKATLKPLGKQKLDELASKIEGMNTEVVVATGYTDRIGSDKYNDRLSLRRAQAVKSYLVSKGVPANKIYTEGKGKRNPVTTGCNQKNRKQLIACLAPDRRVEVEVVGTQEVQKTTVPAQ; this comes from the coding sequence ATGAATAAACTTTCAAAGCTCGCGTTCATTGCAGCTACCGCAGTTATGGCTGCATCCGCTTCGGCACAGTCGGTGCCGGCGTCGCGTCAAGCCGTCAACGACAACTGGGTGAACGGCACGGGCGAATGGGTGTGGATGAACGGCACGAACGAGCTCTGCTGGCGTGACGCGTTCTGGACGCCGGCCACCGCCAACGCGAAGTGCGATGGCGCACTGGTCGCCCAGGCACCGCAGCCGCCGGTCGCTCCGGTTGCTCCGGCCATCACGAGCCAGAAGATCACGTACCAAGCCGACGCACTGTTCGACTTCGACAAGGCAACGCTCAAGCCGCTGGGCAAGCAAAAGCTGGACGAACTGGCTTCGAAGATCGAAGGCATGAACACGGAAGTGGTCGTCGCAACGGGCTACACGGACCGCATCGGTTCGGACAAGTACAACGACCGTCTGTCGCTGCGCCGTGCGCAAGCCGTCAAGTCGTACCTGGTCAGCAAGGGTGTCCCGGCCAACAAGATCTACACGGAAGGCAAGGGCAAGCGCAACCCGGTCACGACCGGCTGCAACCAGAAGAACCGCAAGCAACTGATCGCCTGCCTCGCACCGGACCGCCGCGTGGAAGTCGAAGTGGTCGGTACGCAAGAAGTCCAGAAGACGACCGTCCCGGCGCAGTAA
- the gyrA gene encoding DNA gyrase subunit A, whose product MDQFAKETLPTSLEEEMRRSYLDYAMSVIVGRALPDVRDGLKPVHRRVLFAMHELNNDWNRAYKKSARIVGDVIGKYHPHGDTAVYDTIVRMAQDFSLRYMLIDGQGNFGSIDGDNAAAMRYTEIRMAKIGHELLADIDKETVDFEPNYDGNETQPSVLPSRIPNLLINGSSGIAVGMATNIPPHNLNEVVDACQHLLNNPEATIDELIEIIPAPDFPTAGIIYGVAGVRDGYRTGRGRVVMRAATHFEEIDRGQRMAIIVDELPYQVNKRSLLERIAELVNEKKLEGISDIRDESDKSGMRVVIELKRGEVPEVVLNNLYKATQLQDTFGMNMVALVDGQPKLLNLKEILQCFLSHRREVLTRRTIYELRKARERGHVLEGLAVALANIDEFIAIIKAAPTPPIAKQELMAKPWDSSLVREMLTRAETENASAGGRSAYRPEGLNPAFGMQADGLYRLSDTQAQEILQMRLQRLTGLEQDKIIGEYREVMAQIADLLDILARPERITTMIGEELTTVKAEFGDARRSKIELNATELNTEDLITPQDMVVTMSHAGYVKSQPLSEYRAQKRGGRGKQATQMKEDDWIETLFIANTHDYILCFSNRGRVYWVKVYEVPQGSRNSRGRPIVNMFPLQDGEKINVVLPVKEFSADKFVFMATSLGTVKKTPLEAFSRPMKKGIIAVGLDEGDYLIGASITDGAHDVMLFSDAGKAVRFDENDVRPMGREARGVRGMQLDDGQQVIALLVAGSEEQTVLTATENGYGKRTPITEYTRHGRGTKGMIAIQTSERNGKVVAATLVDAEDQIMLITTAGVLIRTRVSEIREMGRATQGVTLISLDEGTKLSGLQQIAEAEEGDGEADEASDGEA is encoded by the coding sequence ATGGATCAATTCGCCAAAGAGACCCTGCCCACCTCCCTAGAGGAGGAAATGCGCCGTTCGTATCTCGATTACGCGATGAGCGTGATCGTCGGACGTGCCCTTCCGGATGTCCGCGATGGCCTGAAGCCCGTGCACCGGCGCGTACTGTTCGCGATGCACGAACTGAACAACGACTGGAACCGCGCGTACAAGAAGTCGGCGCGTATCGTTGGTGACGTGATCGGTAAGTACCACCCTCACGGCGATACCGCGGTGTACGACACGATCGTGCGGATGGCGCAGGACTTCTCGCTGCGCTACATGCTGATCGACGGACAGGGCAACTTCGGCTCGATCGACGGCGACAATGCCGCGGCGATGCGTTACACCGAAATTCGCATGGCGAAGATCGGTCACGAGCTGCTCGCCGACATCGACAAGGAAACGGTCGACTTCGAGCCGAACTACGACGGCAACGAGACGCAGCCGTCGGTCCTGCCGTCGCGCATTCCGAACCTGCTGATCAACGGCTCGTCGGGTATCGCGGTCGGCATGGCGACCAACATCCCGCCGCACAACCTGAACGAAGTCGTCGACGCGTGCCAGCACCTGCTGAACAACCCGGAAGCGACGATCGACGAGCTGATCGAGATCATCCCGGCGCCGGACTTCCCGACGGCCGGCATCATCTACGGTGTCGCCGGCGTGCGCGACGGCTACCGCACCGGGCGCGGCCGCGTCGTGATGCGCGCGGCCACGCACTTCGAAGAGATCGACCGCGGCCAGCGGATGGCGATCATCGTCGATGAACTGCCGTACCAGGTGAACAAGCGCTCGCTGCTCGAGCGCATCGCCGAGCTCGTCAACGAGAAGAAGCTCGAGGGCATCTCCGACATCCGCGACGAGTCCGACAAGAGCGGCATGCGCGTCGTGATCGAGCTGAAGCGCGGCGAAGTGCCCGAAGTGGTGCTGAACAACCTGTACAAGGCGACGCAACTGCAGGACACGTTCGGCATGAACATGGTCGCGCTGGTCGACGGCCAGCCGAAGCTGCTGAACCTGAAGGAAATCCTGCAGTGCTTCCTGTCGCATCGACGCGAAGTGCTGACGCGCCGCACGATCTACGAACTGCGCAAGGCCCGCGAACGCGGCCACGTGCTCGAAGGTCTCGCGGTCGCGCTCGCGAACATCGACGAGTTCATCGCGATCATCAAGGCTGCGCCGACGCCGCCGATCGCGAAGCAGGAGCTGATGGCGAAGCCGTGGGATTCGTCGCTCGTGCGCGAGATGCTGACGCGCGCCGAGACCGAAAACGCGTCGGCGGGCGGCCGCTCAGCGTACCGTCCGGAAGGCCTGAATCCGGCGTTCGGGATGCAGGCCGACGGGCTGTACCGTCTGTCCGACACGCAGGCGCAGGAAATTCTGCAGATGCGTCTGCAGCGCCTGACCGGTCTCGAGCAGGACAAGATCATCGGCGAGTATCGTGAAGTGATGGCGCAGATCGCCGACTTGCTGGACATCCTCGCGCGCCCCGAGCGGATCACGACGATGATCGGCGAGGAACTGACGACGGTGAAGGCCGAATTCGGCGACGCGCGCCGCTCGAAGATCGAGCTGAACGCGACCGAGCTGAATACCGAAGACCTGATCACGCCGCAGGACATGGTCGTCACGATGTCGCACGCGGGCTACGTGAAGTCGCAGCCGCTGTCCGAGTATCGCGCGCAGAAGCGCGGCGGCCGCGGCAAGCAGGCGACGCAGATGAAGGAAGACGACTGGATCGAGACGCTGTTCATCGCGAACACGCACGACTACATCCTGTGCTTCTCGAACCGCGGCCGCGTGTACTGGGTGAAGGTCTACGAAGTTCCGCAGGGTTCGCGCAACTCGCGCGGCCGTCCGATCGTCAACATGTTCCCGCTGCAGGACGGCGAGAAGATCAACGTCGTGCTGCCGGTCAAGGAATTCTCGGCCGACAAGTTCGTGTTCATGGCGACGTCGCTCGGTACCGTGAAGAAGACGCCGCTCGAGGCATTCAGCCGCCCGATGAAGAAGGGCATCATCGCGGTCGGTCTCGACGAAGGCGATTATCTGATTGGCGCATCGATCACCGACGGCGCGCACGACGTGATGCTCTTCTCCGACGCCGGCAAGGCCGTGCGCTTCGACGAGAACGATGTGCGCCCGATGGGCCGGGAAGCGCGCGGCGTGCGCGGCATGCAGCTCGACGACGGGCAGCAGGTCATCGCGCTGCTGGTTGCCGGCAGCGAGGAGCAGACCGTGCTCACCGCGACCGAGAACGGCTACGGCAAGCGCACGCCGATCACCGAGTACACGCGTCACGGCCGCGGCACGAAGGGGATGATCGCGATCCAGACGTCGGAGCGCAACGGCAAGGTCGTCGCGGCGACGCTCGTCGACGCCGAGGATCAGATCATGCTGATCACGACCGCCGGCGTGTTGATTCGTACCCGCGTGTCCGAGATTCGCGAGATGGGACGCGCCACGCAAGGTGTTACACTCATCAGTCTCGATGAGGGTACCAAGCTCTCCGGCCTGCAGCAGATCGCGGAAGCCGAGGAGGGCGATGGCGAGGCCGACGAGGCGTCGGACGGCGAAGCCTGA
- a CDS encoding DUF2059 domain-containing protein, which produces MQKQFKQLVLLAALVPTFAMAQALSNSAPAATAAAAPIDADKKAAIKDLLDAIDAPKLVSAIGNSAEMQAKQLVPAILSDALSENKTLNDKQKQAAVPTLQKNAVPKLVDGAGKVFGTQQFQSDAMSAQYDAYAKYYSTSEIKDLTTFYKSPTGRKFIQVQDQVGRDVVNGLMQKYMPQAIQATRAQADKEVAAVKPGK; this is translated from the coding sequence ATGCAAAAGCAATTCAAGCAACTGGTTCTGCTGGCTGCACTGGTGCCGACGTTCGCGATGGCGCAAGCGCTGTCGAATTCCGCACCGGCTGCGACCGCGGCAGCTGCGCCGATCGACGCCGACAAGAAGGCGGCGATCAAGGATCTGCTCGACGCGATCGATGCGCCGAAGCTCGTGTCGGCTATCGGCAACAGCGCCGAGATGCAGGCAAAGCAGCTCGTGCCGGCCATCCTGTCGGACGCGCTGTCGGAAAACAAGACGCTGAACGACAAGCAAAAGCAAGCCGCCGTGCCGACGCTGCAGAAGAACGCGGTGCCGAAGCTGGTTGACGGCGCGGGCAAGGTGTTCGGCACGCAGCAATTCCAGAGCGACGCGATGTCGGCTCAGTACGACGCATACGCGAAGTACTACAGCACGTCGGAGATCAAGGATCTGACGACGTTCTACAAGAGCCCGACGGGCCGCAAGTTCATCCAGGTCCAGGATCAGGTCGGCCGCGACGTGGTCAACGGCCTGATGCAGAAGTACATGCCGCAAGCGATCCAGGCAACGCGCGCACAGGCTGACAAGGAAGTCGCGGCGGTCAAGCCGGGCAAGTAA
- the serC gene encoding 3-phosphoserine/phosphohydroxythreonine transaminase produces the protein MRVFNFSAGPAALPEEVLRQAADEMLDWHGSGMSVMEMSHRGKEFMSIHEAALTDLRELLDVPASHRILFLQGGGIAENAIVPMNLLGSRKTADFVVTGSWSQKSFNEAKKYGTPHLAASGKTADGFTRAPARAEWQLSNDPAYVHLCTNETIDGVETFEIPDLGDVPLVADVSSHILSRPMDVAKYGVLFGGAQKNIGIAGVTVVIVREDLLDRALSICPSAFEWKTVAENNSLYNTPPTYAIYIAGLVFQWLKRQGGLEAIEARNVEKAKLLYDTIDASSFYLNKVEPAARSRMNVPFFLADETRNEDFLAGAKARGLLQLKGHKSVGGMRASIYNAVPLEGVKALVEYMKDFEQRGA, from the coding sequence ATGCGCGTCTTTAATTTCTCCGCCGGTCCTGCGGCGCTGCCCGAGGAAGTGCTGCGGCAGGCCGCCGACGAAATGCTCGACTGGCACGGCAGCGGCATGAGCGTGATGGAGATGAGCCATCGCGGCAAGGAATTCATGTCTATCCACGAGGCGGCGCTGACCGACCTGCGCGAGTTGCTCGATGTGCCGGCCAGCCACCGGATCCTGTTCCTGCAGGGCGGCGGCATCGCCGAGAACGCGATCGTGCCGATGAACCTCCTCGGTTCGCGCAAGACCGCCGACTTCGTCGTGACGGGCTCGTGGTCGCAGAAGTCATTCAACGAAGCGAAGAAATACGGCACGCCGCATCTGGCCGCATCCGGTAAGACGGCCGACGGTTTCACTCGCGCGCCGGCCCGCGCCGAATGGCAACTGTCGAACGATCCGGCTTACGTGCATCTGTGCACGAACGAGACGATCGACGGCGTCGAGACGTTCGAGATTCCCGATCTCGGCGACGTGCCGCTCGTCGCGGACGTGTCGTCGCACATCCTGTCGCGCCCGATGGACGTCGCGAAGTACGGCGTGCTGTTTGGCGGCGCGCAGAAGAACATCGGGATTGCCGGCGTGACGGTCGTGATCGTTCGCGAGGATCTGCTCGATCGCGCGCTGTCGATCTGCCCGTCGGCATTCGAATGGAAGACGGTCGCCGAGAACAATTCGCTGTACAACACGCCGCCCACCTATGCGATCTACATCGCGGGCCTCGTGTTCCAGTGGCTGAAGCGGCAGGGCGGCCTCGAGGCGATCGAGGCGCGCAACGTCGAGAAGGCGAAGTTGCTCTACGACACGATCGATGCGAGCAGCTTCTATCTGAACAAGGTCGAGCCGGCGGCGCGTTCGCGAATGAACGTGCCCTTTTTCCTGGCCGACGAAACGCGCAATGAAGACTTCCTTGCCGGCGCAAAGGCGCGCGGGCTGCTGCAGCTGAAGGGCCACAAGTCCGTCGGCGGCATGCGGGCGTCGATCTACAACGCGGTGCCGCTCGAGGGCGTGAAGGCGCTCGTCGAGTACATGAAGGACTTCGAACAGCGCGGCGCCTGA
- the pheA gene encoding prephenate dehydratase, with translation MDDELNSRLKPLRDRIDAIDAQLIALLNQRAAVALEVGEVKKHFNAPVFRPERELQVIARLQDMSAGPLASEHISAIWREIMAASRALEQTIHVAFLGPVGTYSEQAMFEYFGQSIEGLPCPSIDEVFRSVEAGASAFGIAPVENSTEGAVSRTLDLLLQTQLLISGELALPIHHNLLTQRGTLDGVTRVCAHAQALAQCQQWLAANAPQLERQAVSSNAEAARLAAADPSVAAIAGDRAAAHYGLQIAFSLIQDDPHNRTRFVIIGKQPAGQSGHDQTSLIVSVKNEPGAVFKLLEPLARHGVSMTRFESRPARVGTWEYYFYIDIEGHRDEPAVAAALAELGQKAAFLKILGSYPRAR, from the coding sequence ATGGACGACGAACTGAATTCCCGCCTGAAACCGCTGCGTGACCGCATCGATGCGATCGACGCGCAGCTGATCGCGCTCCTCAATCAGCGTGCTGCGGTGGCGCTCGAGGTGGGCGAGGTCAAGAAGCATTTCAACGCGCCGGTGTTCCGGCCGGAGCGCGAACTGCAGGTGATCGCGCGTCTGCAGGACATGAGCGCGGGGCCACTTGCAAGCGAGCACATCAGCGCCATCTGGCGCGAGATCATGGCCGCGAGCCGCGCGCTCGAACAGACGATCCACGTCGCATTCCTCGGGCCGGTCGGCACGTACAGCGAACAGGCGATGTTCGAGTATTTCGGCCAGTCGATCGAAGGGCTGCCGTGTCCGTCGATCGACGAGGTGTTCCGCTCGGTCGAGGCAGGCGCGTCCGCGTTCGGCATCGCGCCGGTCGAGAACTCGACCGAAGGCGCGGTGTCGCGCACGCTCGACCTGCTGCTGCAGACGCAGTTGCTGATCAGCGGCGAACTCGCGCTACCGATTCATCACAACCTGCTCACGCAGCGCGGCACGCTCGACGGCGTGACGCGCGTCTGCGCGCATGCGCAGGCGCTCGCGCAGTGCCAGCAGTGGCTTGCCGCGAACGCGCCGCAGCTTGAGCGGCAAGCGGTGTCGAGCAATGCGGAGGCCGCGCGTCTCGCAGCGGCGGACCCGAGCGTCGCGGCGATCGCCGGCGACCGAGCGGCCGCGCACTACGGCCTGCAGATCGCGTTCTCGCTGATTCAGGACGATCCGCACAACCGCACGCGCTTCGTGATCATCGGCAAGCAGCCTGCCGGGCAGAGTGGTCATGACCAGACGTCACTGATCGTGTCGGTGAAGAACGAGCCGGGCGCGGTATTCAAGCTGCTCGAACCACTCGCGCGGCACGGTGTGTCGATGACGCGCTTCGAGTCGCGCCCGGCGCGGGTCGGCACGTGGGAGTACTACTTCTATATCGACATCGAAGGGCACCGGGATGAGCCAGCCGTGGCGGCCGCGCTCGCGGAGCTCGGCCAGAAGGCCGCGTTCCTGAAGATACTCGGTTCGTATCCGCGCGCGCGCTGA
- a CDS encoding prephenate dehydrogenase/arogenate dehydrogenase family protein: protein MSGFAFNKLVIFGVGLIGGSLARALRERAPGGAGEVVGVGRARASVERALALGVIDRAVALDDDAQLRDALAGADLVLLAAPVAQTGPLLARIAQWLDAATIVTDAGSTKSDVVAAARDALGARIAQFVPGHPIAGRESSGVEAALPDLYVGRNVVLCPLPENAPEAVARIDAMWRATGADVRTMSTAQHDRVFASISHLPHVLSFALVEQILGEADAELKFSYAAGGFRDFTRIAASSPEMWRDVCVANRVALLDELDGYTRVLARLRAAIDAGDGAALEAVFTRSRAARKAWQERGARPAAEPVKK from the coding sequence GTGTCAGGCTTTGCATTCAACAAACTTGTCATCTTCGGCGTCGGCCTGATCGGCGGATCGCTGGCGCGCGCCCTGCGCGAGCGTGCACCGGGCGGTGCGGGCGAAGTCGTCGGCGTCGGCCGTGCACGTGCGTCGGTCGAGCGTGCGCTCGCGCTCGGCGTAATCGATCGTGCGGTGGCGCTCGACGACGATGCGCAATTGCGCGACGCGCTTGCTGGTGCCGATCTCGTGCTGCTGGCCGCGCCCGTCGCGCAAACGGGCCCGTTGCTCGCGCGCATCGCACAGTGGCTCGACGCTGCGACGATCGTCACCGACGCCGGCAGCACCAAGTCCGACGTCGTCGCGGCGGCACGCGATGCGCTCGGTGCGCGGATCGCACAATTCGTGCCGGGCCATCCGATCGCCGGGCGCGAATCGAGCGGCGTCGAGGCCGCGCTGCCGGATCTGTACGTCGGGCGCAACGTCGTGCTGTGTCCGCTGCCGGAGAACGCGCCGGAAGCGGTCGCGCGGATCGATGCGATGTGGCGGGCGACCGGCGCCGACGTGCGCACAATGAGCACAGCGCAGCACGATCGCGTGTTCGCGTCGATCAGTCATCTGCCGCACGTGCTGTCGTTCGCGCTCGTCGAGCAGATTCTCGGCGAGGCGGATGCCGAACTGAAATTCTCGTACGCGGCGGGCGGCTTCCGTGACTTCACACGGATTGCGGCGTCCAGCCCGGAAATGTGGCGCGACGTGTGTGTCGCGAATCGCGTGGCGCTGCTCGATGAGCTCGACGGCTACACGCGCGTGCTCGCCCGGCTGCGTGCGGCGATCGACGCCGGCGATGGCGCGGCGCTCGAAGCCGTGTTCACGCGCTCGCGCGCTGCACGCAAGGCATGGCAGGAACGTGGCGCGAGGCCTGCTGCCGAACCGGTCAAGAAATAA
- the aroA gene encoding 3-phosphoshikimate 1-carboxyvinyltransferase, with protein MDYLDLGPYSGAAGTVRLPGSKSISNRVLLLAALAEGDTTITNLLDSDDTRVMLDALGKLGVKLARDGDTCVVTGTRGAFTAKTADLFLGNAGTAVRPLTAALAVNGGDYRVHGVPRMHERPIGDLVDGLRQIGAQIDYEQNEGFPPLRIKPAAITVDAPIRVRGDVSSQFLTALLMTLPLVKAKDGRIVVEVDGELISKPYIDITIRLMARFGVTVERDGWQRFVVPAGVRYRSPGHIMVEGDASSASYFLAAGALGGGPLRVEGVGRASIQGDVGFANALMQMGANVAMGDDWIEVRGIGHDHGKLEPIDMDFNLIPDAAMTIAVAALFASGTSTLRNIASWRVKETDRIAAMATELRKVGAIVEEGPDYLVVTPPQRLTPNAAIDTYDDHRMAMCFSLVSLGGVPVRINDPKCVGKTFPDYFDRFAALAKA; from the coding sequence ATGGACTATCTCGATCTCGGTCCGTATTCCGGCGCAGCGGGTACCGTGCGCCTGCCCGGCTCGAAAAGCATCTCGAACCGCGTGCTCCTGCTCGCGGCGCTTGCCGAAGGCGATACGACGATCACCAACCTGCTGGATTCCGACGACACGCGTGTGATGCTCGACGCGCTTGGCAAGCTTGGTGTGAAGCTCGCGCGCGACGGTGACACCTGTGTCGTCACCGGCACGCGCGGCGCGTTCACCGCGAAGACCGCCGATCTTTTCCTCGGCAACGCGGGCACCGCGGTGCGACCGTTGACCGCGGCGCTCGCGGTCAACGGCGGCGACTATCGCGTGCACGGCGTGCCGCGCATGCACGAGCGGCCGATCGGCGACCTCGTCGACGGCTTGCGTCAGATCGGCGCGCAGATCGACTACGAGCAAAACGAAGGCTTTCCGCCGCTGCGAATCAAGCCTGCGGCGATCACGGTCGACGCGCCGATCCGCGTGCGCGGCGACGTGTCGAGCCAGTTCCTCACCGCGCTGCTGATGACGCTGCCGCTCGTGAAGGCGAAGGACGGCAGGATCGTCGTCGAAGTCGACGGCGAACTGATCTCGAAGCCGTACATCGACATCACGATCCGGCTGATGGCACGCTTCGGCGTGACCGTCGAGCGCGACGGCTGGCAGCGCTTCGTCGTGCCGGCCGGTGTCCGCTATCGTTCGCCGGGGCACATCATGGTCGAGGGCGATGCGTCGTCGGCCTCGTACTTCCTTGCGGCCGGCGCGCTCGGCGGCGGCCCGCTGCGCGTCGAGGGCGTGGGGCGCGCGAGCATCCAGGGCGACGTCGGCTTCGCGAACGCGCTGATGCAGATGGGCGCGAACGTCGCGATGGGCGACGACTGGATCGAGGTGCGCGGCATCGGCCATGACCACGGCAAGCTCGAGCCGATCGACATGGATTTCAACCTGATTCCCGACGCGGCGATGACCATCGCGGTCGCGGCGCTGTTCGCGAGCGGCACGAGCACGCTGCGCAACATCGCGAGCTGGCGCGTGAAGGAAACCGACCGCATCGCCGCGATGGCGACCGAGCTGCGCAAGGTCGGCGCAATCGTCGAGGAAGGCCCCGATTACCTGGTCGTCACGCCGCCGCAACGGCTCACGCCGAACGCAGCGATCGACACGTACGACGATCACCGGATGGCGATGTGCTTCTCGCTCGTCAGCCTGGGCGGCGTGCCCGTGCGGATCAACGATCCGAAGTGCGTCGGCAAGACGTTCCCCGACTATTTCGACCGCTTCGCCGCGCTCGCCAAAGCCTGA